From Malaciobacter mytili LMG 24559:
ATTTTAATGTAATGCAAAAAGATATACAAGTTACATATTTTAAAGATGAAAATATAATTATTAGAGGAGATAAAACTCTATTTCCTAAATATGATATTCAAGATAAAAAGGTTTATAACTCATCAGATGAGTTTTTCTGTTTAAATGGTGGAATATATAAAACTATTATAAAAAAAGAAAATAAAAGAAGTTCAAATTCAATTGGAGTATATTTTTCATATAATAGTGAAGAAAGTAAAATAAGTTTAAATCTTCCAACAAAAGGAATAAAAGATATTGTATATATTCCAAATATAGAAAATTCTATTAGTTCTTGTATGGAAGATATTGCTTCTATGGATGAAAATACTGCAAGATTAGTGGAAAACTATAAGAAAAAATTTCCTTTATATTTTAAAAAAGATTTAGATCAAAATACAAATGGATTTGTATCTATTTTAAATTTTATTGCAGTTATGCTTGGTATGAAAGACTATAAAGAGTTTGAATCTTATGCTCATTCTTATAATTCAAAAAGTGGAATACAAATAGATATGAAACTTTTTAAATATAAAGATAAAAATTATTTAGATTATAGAAAAATTGCCCACTCAATTTTTAGCTATAAACTTGCTGATGTTGATAATGCTCTTTTAGCTTTTTCATTTTATGAAAGTTTAAGTGAGTTTATAAAAAATAGTATTGAAGAGATAAATAAAGATATTGAAAGTAAAAATATAATTTTATGTGGAGATATAATAGTAAATTCTATTTTACTTTCTAAGTTGGATAAAGAATTATCAAATAATTTTACACTAGTAATTCCAAAAAATTATCCAATTGATTATTAAAGTGGGTTAAAAATACTCACTTAAAAGTAAATTAAACCAAAAAGTATTATTTTATAACCAGTTAAGATTAAGTTTGGTAAACTTTTTTTAACTGTTTATAGGAATATGAACAACAAGGAAATGTTGAGACCAAACCTTTTAAAGTTTGGTTTTTTTTGAAAATGACATATGAATGACTATTCATTTATTTTATTTTAAAAGTTTATGAGTATTAAGGGGAGAAATACTTTTAAAAAATAAATGACCGTTCATTTATTTTACTTTAATTTAAAGGAAGTATTTTGAAAACAACTGATTTATTTAGTAGGTTATCAAAGAGATTATCAAGTTTAGAAAAACTTCCAAAACTTGATGATAAAAAGTCAATACCTTCAGTTTTAGAAGAAAAAGGTATTAACAGAAGAGAGTTTATGAAATGGGCGGGAGCAATGACTGCTATGCTTGCACTTCCTGCAAATTTTACTCCATTAGTTGCTAAAGCTGCTGAACTTAGTGATAGACTACCAATTATTTGGCTACATATGGCTGAATGTACAGGTTGTTCGGAATCTCTACTTAGAACAGATGCACCAACTATTGATTCACTTATTTTTGATTATATCTCTTTAGAATACCACGAAACTTTAATGGCTGCTGCTGGATGGCAAGCTGAACATAATTTAGAGTCTGCTATTGAAAGATATAAGGGGCAATATATTTTAATGGTAGAAGGTGGAATACCATCAGGTGAAAATTCTTTTTATTTAACTATTGGTGGTCATGGAAAAACAGGTGAGCAAAATGCAAAAGAGGCTAGTGAGCATGCTGCTGCTATTTTTGCTATTGGTACATGTTCTAGTTTTGGTGGAGTTCAAGCTGCAATGCCAAATCCAACAGGAGCAGTTGCCTTATCAAAAGTTACAAATAAAACTGTTATAAATGTACCAGGATGTCCTCCTAGTGAAAAAAATATTGTTGGTACACTTCTTCATTTTATTTTATACGGTACATTACCTGCACTTGATGCTTACAATAGACCAAAATGGGCATATGGATTAAGAATTCACGATTTATGTGAGAGAAGAGGAAGATTCGATGCTGGTGAGTTTGTTGAAGAGTTTGGTGATGAGGGTGCAAAAAAAGGTTATTGCTTATATAAAGTAGGTTGTAAAGGACCTTATACTTTTAATAACTGTTCAAAAAATAAATTCAACTCACATATGTCTTGGCCAATTCAAGCAGGACATGGTTGTATTGGATGTTCTGAACCTGACTTTTGGGATACAATGGGACCATTTGAAGAACCAGTTGCAGATAGATTATATGATACTGTATTTGGTGGTTTAGGTGCTGATGCTACTGCTGATAAAATTGGAGTAGGATTATTAACTGTTACAGGTATTGGGATTGCTGCACATGCTGCAATTTCTAAATTTAAAAACCCAAAAGAAGATGAGGAGTAAAAAATGGCTAATAAAAGACTAATCGTTGATCCAATTACAAGAATTGAAGGACACTTAAGAATTGAAGTTGAAATCGATGAAAATAATGTAATTCAAAAAGCTTACTCTTCTTCAACTTTATGGAGAGGTTTAGAAACAATTGTAAAAAATAGAGATCCAAGAGATGCTGGATTTTTAATGCAAAGAATCTGTGGTGTTTGTACATATTCACATTATAGAGCAGGTATTGAAGCTGTTGAAGATGCTTTAGGTATCGTTCCTCCTTTAAATGCAAAATTAACTAGAAGTTTAATGAATCAAGCTCTGTTTTTACATGACCATATTATTCATTTCTATCATTTACATGGACTTGATTGGGTAGATGTGGTATCTGCACTTAAAGCTGATCCTGCAAAAGCTTCAAAAGAGGCTTTTAAATATGCAAAATATCCAATTGCAACAGGTGAAAATGATTTAAAAGCTGTACAAGATAAAGTTGCATTATTTGTAAAAAAAGGACAATTAGGCCCTTTTGCAAATGCATATTGGGGACATGAAACATATAAATTAACACCTGAACAAAATTTAATTGCCTTATCACACTATTTAAAAGCTTTAGAAATTCAAAGAGAATTAGCAAAAATGATGGCAATTTTTGGAGGAAAACAACCACATCCACAAAGTTTAACTGTTGGTGGAGTTACTTGTATTATGGATTTATTAGACCCTTCAAGAATGGGTGAATATTTAACTATTTTTAAAATGGCTCAAAATTTTGTTGATAATGCTTATTATGCAGATGTATTAATGGCTGCAAAAGCTTTTAAAACAGAACCTTCTGTTGTACAAAAAAGAGGGGTTATGAACTTTATGTCTCATAAAGAGATGCAGTTAAATAGAAGTGAGTTCTTATTTGATACAGGTATTATTATTAATGGTGATATATCAAAAGTTTATCCAATTAATGAGGATTTAATTACTGAAGAAGCAACACACTCTTGGTATAAAGATAATCAACCATTACATCCTTATGAAGGAAAAACAAATCCAAATTATACAGGTTTTGTAAATAGAGATACAATTGGAATGGATGGAAAAGAAATTCATTCTAAATCAATTGATGAAAAAGGAAAATACTCTTGGATTAAATCACCAAGATATGATGGAAAACCAATGGAAGTTGGTCCTTTAGCAGCAGTTTTAGTATCTTATGCTAGTGGAAATAAAAAAATTAGAAAAGTAGTTGATGAGTTTTTAGCACTATCAGGACTTCCTGTTGAAGCATTATTTACTACTTTAGGAAGAACAGCAGCAAGAATGCTTCAAACAAAAGCAATTGCTGATAATGGATTAGAAGCATTTACAACTTTAATTGAAAATTTAAAAGTTGATCAAGAAACTTATACTTCTTATAAAATTGATAAAGATAAAGAGTATAAAGGAAGATTTATTGGAGACGTTCCAAGAGGTATGTTATCTCACTGGATTAGAATTAAAAATGGAGTTGTAGAAAATTATCAAGCAGTAGTTCCATCAACATGGAATGCAGGTCCAAAAGATGCAAATGGTTTAATAGGACCATATGAATCAAACTTAGTAGGAATGAAAGTTGCTGATATTTCTCAACCATTAGAAATTATTAGAGTTATTCATAGTTTTGACCCTTGTATTGCTTGTGCTGTTCATGTAATGGACACTAAAGGTAATGATTTAGGTGTTCATAAAGTAGACCCAATTTATGGGGCAATCTGCTAGGAGCTTGCTATGATAAAAAAACATTATGAATTTTCTTTTTGGCTTAGGGTTACGCACTGGGTTAGAGCTATTGCGATTATAATCCTAACTGCAAGTGGTTTTTATATTGCCTATCCATTTATAGCTCCTGCACATAATGGTGGTGAGCCTGTAAATTTTTTAAATGCATTATTTAGATCTTGGCATATAATTTTTGGATTTTTACTAATTGCTGTTACTATTGGTAAATTTTATCTATTTTTCTTTGATAAGCAAAGTCATATTGAAAGGGCTTCTTTTAAAGATTTTATTAATCCAATGGTATGGATTAAACAGATAAAATATTATCTATTAATTGGTAAACATCCTCATGGAAAAGGGGTTTATAATCCTTTACAATTTATGGCATATGTGGGAGTTTATATCTCAATAATAGTTATTTCATTAACAGGATTAATTTTATATATACATGTGTACCATGAAGGTATGGGTGGGTTTTTATATGAAATCTTAAGACCTATTGAAGTATTACTAGGTGGTCTTGCTTGGGTTAGAGAATTACACCATATTGCAATGTGGATATTTATTATTTTCCTACCTGTACATATTTATCTTGCTATATTTAATTCAGTATATGGTAAATCAGGAGCAATGGACTCAATTTTTAGCGGATATAGATGGATTAAAAAGAACGAAAAATGAATATCTTAATTTTAGGTATTGGAAATATCCTTTTTCAAGATGAAGGGATGGGAGCACATTTTATTCACTATTTAGATGAAAAATATGAATTTACTAGTGAAGAAAATAGTGTAAGTATAGTAGATGGTGGAACATTAGCCCATAGGCTAATTCCACTAATCGTTAAATATGATTATATAATTGTAATAGATTGTATTGATGCTCTTAATTCAAAAGCTGGAGATGTATATTTCTTTGATTTTGAAAATACTCCTAAAGAGATTGATTGGCAAGGAAGTGCACATGAAATTGAGATGCTTCAAACACTTAATATGATAAAAATGAATGGTGATTTACCTAATACAAAAGTTTTAGGAATTATTCCTAAAAGAGTTGCTGATGATACTACTTTTGAATTAAGTCAAGAGGTTATAATTGCAACTTCAACTATGGAACATACTATTATTGAACATCTTAAAGATTTAAATATAACTTGTAATATTAAAAATAAAGATGTAACTATTACAGATATAGCAGAAGTTTCTTATAAAAGAGAGATTATAAATGGTCCTAAAATTTAATTTTTTATATAACTCAAATAATAGTAATTTATTATTTTTTTTAGAAAATATAGTTAATCAATCAGCTTTAGAGTATAAACTTTTAAAAAAAGAAGCTATTGAACTATATGTACAAGGAAATGAAGAAGAGTTAATCTCTTTTTCAAATGAATTAAGTTCATCTTTACCTATGTCAATTTTTTTAAAAAATAGTACAGCAGAAGTTGTACCACAAATACCAACTGAAGAAAATACTACTTTTAAATTAGAAGAATTAAACTTGCCATTTTGCTCTTCATGTTTAAAAAAAGTAGAAGATTCTACAAAACTTGATAATTTTTACAATCCTTTCGTATCATGTACTATTTGTGGTACAACTTGTGATGTAAAAGAGTTGAAACTTTTAAAAAATAATATCTCAATTGAGATAAAAGATAATAAAGAACTTTTTGAAAAAGTTGCAAGTTTAATAAATGAAGATAAAAGTATAAAAATTAAAACTTTATCAGGTGAGTTTATATTTAAAAAATTTAATCCTTCTTTAGAAAATAATACAATACTTTGTACAAATCTTGAAAATATTTCAAAAGTTTTTGTTGCTTCAAAAGCTGAAGTAGTTGCCCTTGCAAGTATTGAAAAACCTTCAATAGATTTAAGAATAAATGAAGTATTTAAACTATCAAATAATGTAAAACAAGAGATTTTAAATGTAAGATTTGTAAATGATTTAATTTTATATTTAATAAGTAAAGAGTTAGAAAAATATAATATTGATTTTTTAAGTTATGATAAAACTTCTTTATATGATTATGAAGTAACTTTTGAAGGAATAGTTAAACCTTTAGATATTTTAAAAGTTAAAATTTTAGAGAATGATACTGTTATTTTAGAATCAAATTCATATGATAAAACTTTAGATACTATTTATTCAAAATTTAAAGAAGAATCAAAAGGTCATTTTATGGTACTTTTACATGAATATGATTTTTATGAAAAAGCTATTTTAAATTTTTATTCTTCTTCAAAAAATGATGATAATATTATTTTATATTCAAAAGAGATAGATGGTTTTTTAGATATTGTAAAATATGAACTTCCCCAATCAATAAATGAAATTTTTGAGACTTTAAAAAGTGATGAAGTAGCAACTAGATTAGTTGATAATTATAAAAACAAATTTCCAAATGAGTATGAAATAGCTCTTTCTTGTGATATTTCTTCTTTAAAAGAAAACTCTATTTATTCATATTGGAAAATTGTTTCTGTTATTTTAGGTTTTACTTCTAAAATAGAACAAAATAATATTCTTTTAGAAAAAGCAATGGCTTGCGTTTTAGAAAAGGGACCTAGAATTGATTATAAGTTAAAAGAATCTGATAAGATTTTTAATAGAAATTTTTTATTATATAAATTAATTCAATCTGGAATGAGTTTTAAATTAGCAGGAGTTGATGATAATACTTTAGCTTTAGGGTATATTGAAAGTTTTGCTCATTATATTGCAACTTTAGTTGATGATATAAATAATGAAGTAACTTTAGATGGTATTAGTTTAACAGGAGATATTTTTACAAATACCTTAATTTCAAAATTGGTACATAAAAGTATTACTAAAAATTTTAAAATATACTATAATAAGGACTTCGTAATACAAAAATAAGAAGTTTTGATGGTAAAAAGTGTTTTAGTTAAAGTAAAAGGAATAGTTCAAGGAGTTGGATTTAGACCTTATGTTTATAATCTTTGTATATCTTTAAATCTATTTGGGTGGGTTAATAATGATGAAGAAGGTGTAAATATAGCTTTAGAAGCAAAAGAGAGTCTAATAGAAGAGTTTTTAAATACTTTAAAAAACTCTCCTCCTCCTCTTGCTAAAATTGACTCAATAAAAATTTTACCTAAAGAGTTTGAAGATTTTAAATGCTTTGAAATTAGACAAAGTGAAAATAATTTTAATAAATCTACAATAATCTCTCCTGATATGGCTATTTGTCAAGATTGTATTAATGATATAAATGATAAAACTAACCCTAGATATAACTATGCTTTAACTAATTGTACAAATTGTGGACCTAGATATTCTATTATAAATACTGTTCCTTATGATAGAGTTAATACTTCAATGAGTAAATTTGAATTGTGCTCTTTTTGTAAAGAAGAGTATATAAATCCTCAAAATAGAAGGTATCATGCACAGCCTGTTTGTTGTGAAAAATGTGGACCTAAAATAGAACTTTTTAATAATAAAAATAAAAAATTAAAGGAAAATTATACTGCAATTGAAGAACTTGCAAAGCTTATAAATCAAGGTGAAATTGTTGCAATTAAAGGAATAGGTGGTTTTCATCTAGTTTGTGATGCAACAAATGATAAAGCAGTTTTACAATTAAGAAAAAGAAAAAATAGACCTTCTAAACCTTATGCTGTTATGTTTAAAGATATTTTACAAGTAGAGAAGTTTGCTAATTTAAATTTAAAAGAAAAAGAAACTATTTTATCAAAAGAGAAACCTATAACTTTAGTAAATAAAAAGCAAAACTCAATTTTAAGTTCTTTTGTTGCACCAAACATTGATAGACTAGGTTGCTTTATAGCTTATACTCCTTTGCATATTTTACTATTTAGAAATTTGAAAAACCCAATAATTGCAACAAGTGCAAATTTAAAAGATGAACCAATAATAAGAAGTAAAGAAGAACTAATTGAAAAACTAGGAATGGTTGTTGATTATATTTTAGATTTTAATAGAGAAATAATAAATGCAATTGATGATAGTGTAGTTCAAATTGTGGATAATAAACCTTTAAAGTTAAGAAATGCAAGGGGATATGCTCCTACAAGTATTAAGCTAGAAAAAGTACAAAATAAGAAGATTTTAGCCCTTGGTGCAAATCAAAAATCAACTATTGCAATAGCTTTTGAAGATAATTTAGTTTTATCTGCTCATATTGGAGATTTAAACTCTATTAATTCAGTTGAATATTTTATAAGAACAATTGATACTTTTAAAAGATTTTATGATTTTAAACCAGAAATTTTAGTATGTGATAAACATCCAAGCTATGAAAGTACAAAGTGGGCATTAGCTCAAAAAGATATAAAACTTATTCAAATACAACATCATTATGCACATATTTTAAGCACTATGGCAGAATACAAACTTAAAAAGGAAGTTTTAGGTATTTGTTTTGATGGTACTGGTTATGGTGATGATGGTAATATTTGGGGTGGAGAGATTTTTATTGCTTCACAAAAAGAGTATAAAAGAGTTCATCACTTTAAGTATTTTAAACTATTAGGTGGAGAAATTGCTGTAAAAGAACCAAAAAGAATAGCTTTATCTTTACTTTTTGAAAGTTTTACTTTGGAAGAAGTATTAAACTTATCTCATCCTTTAATAAAACAGTTTTCTATAAATGAAATTAAGATGTTTTATACTATTTGGCAAAAAAACTTAAATGCTCCTCTTACAAGCTCACTAGGTAGAATCTTTGATGCAATTGCCTCCTTTGCAAATCTTATGCATATTCAAACTTATGAGGGAGAAACAGGTCTTTATATAGAGAAATATTATAATAAAAATATAACTGAAGTTTACTCTTATAAAATTGAAAATGAAGATATTGATATTTCTTTAATGATAAAAGAGTTATTAAAAGATACAGAAGTTGAATATATTTGTAGTAAATTTATTAATACTTTAGTAGAAATTATTTTAGATATTTCAAATAAATATAAAGATTTACCCCTTGTCTTAACAGGCGG
This genomic window contains:
- a CDS encoding Kae1-like domain-containing protein gives rise to the protein MQMFYKIEFNNTNEYFINLIQEQIFEDKINIQIKKYEKFIILHINDSEEKITEFFQNLEKNLPLSIFLKGASFIEKIPEELKELSLDNLQQNISLSNKEILKLVENRTVDFTNEIKQLKEGKIIELSTSNGIKKFSLPNKENRIKLQEENEVNLFVSNINAISSLLECSSKDLQLLCSIERPLVKLKFNFLQNKDLQYSCISFIYTKLPDDKLTFEFALALKEEGIDFLIYSDFNVMQKDIQVTYFKDENIIIRGDKTLFPKYDIQDKKVYNSSDEFFCLNGGIYKTIIKKENKRSSNSIGVYFSYNSEESKISLNLPTKGIKDIVYIPNIENSISSCMEDIASMDENTARLVENYKKKFPLYFKKDLDQNTNGFVSILNFIAVMLGMKDYKEFESYAHSYNSKSGIQIDMKLFKYKDKNYLDYRKIAHSIFSYKLADVDNALLAFSFYESLSEFIKNSIEEINKDIESKNIILCGDIIVNSILLSKLDKELSNNFTLVIPKNYPIDY
- a CDS encoding hydrogenase small subunit, producing MKTTDLFSRLSKRLSSLEKLPKLDDKKSIPSVLEEKGINRREFMKWAGAMTAMLALPANFTPLVAKAAELSDRLPIIWLHMAECTGCSESLLRTDAPTIDSLIFDYISLEYHETLMAAAGWQAEHNLESAIERYKGQYILMVEGGIPSGENSFYLTIGGHGKTGEQNAKEASEHAAAIFAIGTCSSFGGVQAAMPNPTGAVALSKVTNKTVINVPGCPPSEKNIVGTLLHFILYGTLPALDAYNRPKWAYGLRIHDLCERRGRFDAGEFVEEFGDEGAKKGYCLYKVGCKGPYTFNNCSKNKFNSHMSWPIQAGHGCIGCSEPDFWDTMGPFEEPVADRLYDTVFGGLGADATADKIGVGLLTVTGIGIAAHAAISKFKNPKEDEE
- a CDS encoding nickel-dependent hydrogenase large subunit — translated: MANKRLIVDPITRIEGHLRIEVEIDENNVIQKAYSSSTLWRGLETIVKNRDPRDAGFLMQRICGVCTYSHYRAGIEAVEDALGIVPPLNAKLTRSLMNQALFLHDHIIHFYHLHGLDWVDVVSALKADPAKASKEAFKYAKYPIATGENDLKAVQDKVALFVKKGQLGPFANAYWGHETYKLTPEQNLIALSHYLKALEIQRELAKMMAIFGGKQPHPQSLTVGGVTCIMDLLDPSRMGEYLTIFKMAQNFVDNAYYADVLMAAKAFKTEPSVVQKRGVMNFMSHKEMQLNRSEFLFDTGIIINGDISKVYPINEDLITEEATHSWYKDNQPLHPYEGKTNPNYTGFVNRDTIGMDGKEIHSKSIDEKGKYSWIKSPRYDGKPMEVGPLAAVLVSYASGNKKIRKVVDEFLALSGLPVEALFTTLGRTAARMLQTKAIADNGLEAFTTLIENLKVDQETYTSYKIDKDKEYKGRFIGDVPRGMLSHWIRIKNGVVENYQAVVPSTWNAGPKDANGLIGPYESNLVGMKVADISQPLEIIRVIHSFDPCIACAVHVMDTKGNDLGVHKVDPIYGAIC
- the cybH gene encoding Ni/Fe-hydrogenase, b-type cytochrome subunit encodes the protein MIKKHYEFSFWLRVTHWVRAIAIIILTASGFYIAYPFIAPAHNGGEPVNFLNALFRSWHIIFGFLLIAVTIGKFYLFFFDKQSHIERASFKDFINPMVWIKQIKYYLLIGKHPHGKGVYNPLQFMAYVGVYISIIVISLTGLILYIHVYHEGMGGFLYEILRPIEVLLGGLAWVRELHHIAMWIFIIFLPVHIYLAIFNSVYGKSGAMDSIFSGYRWIKKNEK
- a CDS encoding HyaD/HybD family hydrogenase maturation endopeptidase, encoding MNILILGIGNILFQDEGMGAHFIHYLDEKYEFTSEENSVSIVDGGTLAHRLIPLIVKYDYIIVIDCIDALNSKAGDVYFFDFENTPKEIDWQGSAHEIEMLQTLNMIKMNGDLPNTKVLGIIPKRVADDTTFELSQEVIIATSTMEHTIIEHLKDLNITCNIKNKDVTITDIAEVSYKREIINGPKI
- the hypF gene encoding carbamoyltransferase HypF, with translation MVKSVLVKVKGIVQGVGFRPYVYNLCISLNLFGWVNNDEEGVNIALEAKESLIEEFLNTLKNSPPPLAKIDSIKILPKEFEDFKCFEIRQSENNFNKSTIISPDMAICQDCINDINDKTNPRYNYALTNCTNCGPRYSIINTVPYDRVNTSMSKFELCSFCKEEYINPQNRRYHAQPVCCEKCGPKIELFNNKNKKLKENYTAIEELAKLINQGEIVAIKGIGGFHLVCDATNDKAVLQLRKRKNRPSKPYAVMFKDILQVEKFANLNLKEKETILSKEKPITLVNKKQNSILSSFVAPNIDRLGCFIAYTPLHILLFRNLKNPIIATSANLKDEPIIRSKEELIEKLGMVVDYILDFNREIINAIDDSVVQIVDNKPLKLRNARGYAPTSIKLEKVQNKKILALGANQKSTIAIAFEDNLVLSAHIGDLNSINSVEYFIRTIDTFKRFYDFKPEILVCDKHPSYESTKWALAQKDIKLIQIQHHYAHILSTMAEYKLKKEVLGICFDGTGYGDDGNIWGGEIFIASQKEYKRVHHFKYFKLLGGEIAVKEPKRIALSLLFESFTLEEVLNLSHPLIKQFSINEIKMFYTIWQKNLNAPLTSSLGRIFDAIASFANLMHIQTYEGETGLYIEKYYNKNITEVYSYKIENEDIDISLMIKELLKDTEVEYICSKFINTLVEIILDISNKYKDLPLVLTGGVFQNKTLLEKLIYKLKEEKKEFYYSKEIPLNDAGIAIGQLYSQLL